The following is a genomic window from Planctomycetia bacterium.
GGCGACTGAAAGGTGAAAAGAACCGCAACAAGCGGAGTTAAAAGAACCTGAAACCATGTATTTACAAGCAGTCAAAGACCTATGGCCACCTTCGGGTGGTCACGGTCGATGGCGTACCTTTTGCATAATGGACCGGCGAGTTACTCCTCTGTGGCAAGGCTAAACCGCTCCGCGGTGGAGCCGTAGCGAAAGCGAGTCTGAATAGGGCGATTGAGTCGCAGGGGGTAGACCCGAAGCTGAGTGATCTACCCATGGGCAGAATGAAGCGCTCTTAACCGGGCGCGGAGGTTCGAAGCCGTGAACGTTGAAAAGTTCTGGCATGACCTGTGGGGAGGAGTAAAAGTCTAATCAAACTCAGAGATAGCTGGTTCTCCCCGAAAATGCTTTAGGGCATGTCTTGGGCCACTACAACGTGGGGGTAGAGCTACTGAATGGATCGCGGGGTCCACCAGACTACCGCCTCCAATCAAACTCCGAATACCACGTTGACTATCCCAGGAAAAAGACTGTGGGTGATAATGTCCACGGTCAAAAGGGAAACAACCCAGACCGCCAGCTAAGGTCCCAAATTACATCTAAGTGCATAAGGAAGTTGGATTTCTGTGACAGCGGGGATGTTGGCTTAGAAGCAGCCACCATTTAAAAAGTGCGTAATAGCTTACCCGTCGAGAAATCCGGCACCGATAATGAACGGGACTAAGATGTAAACCGAAGCTGCGGCAATAGTGACACGAGAGTGTCACTATTGGGTAGGGGAGCGCTGATAGGCAGATACAAGGCGTACCGTAAGGAGCGCTGGTGGGCCTATCAGGTGAGTATGCCGGTTTGAGTAACGAGAAAGAGGGTGAAAATCCCTCTCGCCGTAAGCCTAAGGTTTCCTGGGGAAGGTAGATCCGCCCAGGGTTAGGCGGACCCTAAGACGAGGCCGAAAGGCGTAGTCGATGGACAGCAGGTTAATATTCCTGCCCTTCACTTAACCTATCCACACGTGCGTTTTTCCGAGGTGCAGCCCACGACGAGGTTCGAGGGTTCCCGAGAGGGTGAGGCCAATTTGTTGCTGAAGTGCGCGGAAGAGGAACCGAGAAAAGCGTGTGGGATTTATTAAGTGAAACCGTACTAAAACTGACACAGGTAGGCGAGGAGAGTATCCTCAGGCGCTCGAGAGAACGGTCCTTAAGGAACTAGGCAAATTCACCCCGTAACTCAGGGAGAAGGGGTCCCTACTGCATGTAGCAATACAAGCAGAGGGCGCAGAGAATCGGCAGCGGCGACTGTTTATCAAAAACACAGGTCTCTGCTAACTCGCAAGAGGATGTATAGAGACTGACGCCTGCTCGGTGCGGGAATGTTAAGGAAGGCGGTCAAGGGGTTCGCCCCTGAAGCTGGCGACCGAAGCACCCGTAAACGGCGGCCCTAACTATGAGGGTCCTAAGGTAGCGAAATTCCTTGTCGGGTAAGTTCCGACGCGCATGAATGGCGAAACGACTGCTGCACTGTCTCAAGGACCGACTCGGTGAAATAGGACTTGTGGTGAAGATACCACATACCCGCGGCAAGACGGAAAGACCCCGTGAACCTTTACTGTATCCTGATACTGGAGCCGGTTATTACATGCGTAGGATAGGTGGGAGGCTTTGATCCGCCGGTTTCGGCCGGCGGGGAGCCATTGTTGAAATACCACCCTTGTACTATTCGTCTCCTCACCATGACCCGTGAATCCGGGCATGGGACCGTGTTAGGTGGGCAGTTTGACTGGGGCGGTCTCCTCCTAAAAAGTACCGGAGGAGTGCAATGGTCGGCTCAGCACGGTTGGCAATCGTGCGTAGAGCGCAAGGGTATAAGCCGGCTTAACTGCAAGTTATACAGAACGAGCAGATGCGAAAGCAGGCCCTAGTGATCCGGTAGTCCCGTGTGGAAGGGCTATCGCTCATCGGACAAAAGGTACTCCGGGGATAACAGGCTGATCTCCACCGAGCGTCCATAGCGGCGTGGAGGTTTGGCACCTCGATGTCGGCCCATCGCATCCTGGGGCTGAAGGCGGTCCCAAGGGTTCGGCTGTTCGCCGATTAAAGCGGTACGCGAGCTGGGTTCAGACCGGCGTGAGCCAGGTCGGTCCCTATCTGCCGTGGGCGCACCAAACTTGACGGGAAACAACCCTAGTACGAGAGGATTGGGTTGTAGCAACCTCTGGTGAATCTGTTGTCCTGCTAAGGGCAGCGCAGGGTAGCCATGTTGCGAAAGGATAAACGCTGAAAGCATCTAAGCGTGAAGCCCCCCCGAAGATAAGGTTTGGAAGTCTCTTCGGAGACGAGAGACCCCTCGTAGACCACGAGGTCGATAGGCCAGAGGTGTAAGGGCTGAGAGGCCTTGAGCTGACTGGTACTAATGGTCGAATGCTTGACCACATTTATCATTCGCTGATAAGTGTGATCCAATGTCCTCCGTCGGCAATGGATCTTCGTGTTTCGGTTTTCCGTATCCACTCTATTCACTATATTTGAGGGAAGCCTCGCGGCCTTGGCTCATCAATCGTGATGGGTGCCCAGCATCGTCGCGACGGCTCCTCCAAGTTTTGCTTCGTGCGGCCGGCAACGTCGCACGGAGCTTTGCTGGTGCCCATACCCAAGGGGAAACACCTGATCCCATTCCGAACTCAGAAGTGAAGTCCTTGGGGCCGATGGTAGTCCAAGTGGGCGAGAGTAGGTTAGTGCCAGTTTTTGAGAGGCCCGGTGCTCGCAAGATCACCGGGCCTCGCCTTTTTTACCCCCCCCCTTACCCTTCCTGACGCCATCGTTGTGCCGGTCCTGCTGCGCCGCCGGGGTGACGAGGGTTCGGGTGGGATGATGGCCGGTTTTGATTCGATAATCCGTGGCCGGTTTTCAAGTGATGGATGACATCGCGAGGCTCCGCGTGGCGCGCAATCCATTCATCCACCTCGGCTTGAACGGCCTGGGTCAGCCGCCGCTCAGCGCCTTGCCGTCAGATTCCCGTCAGCAAATCGCGAGCCGGCAATTGCATTGTCGCGGTGGAATCGATACTCTCCTGCATCGGCGTACTCATCTGCCCATCGTGGGCGGCTCGGAACCTCGAACAAGTCCCGAGAGTACGCCGTCTTTTTTTACCCAGCCTCCATCAGTGAAGTTCGGCTTTAGCTCGAATCGCCCCCACTGCCCACCAAAACTTTCACCTAATCTGTACGGCCTATCGCGCAGATTAGAATAATTCGTCACTACCGATCGCCGTTTCGCTTATACGTCGTCGATCCGCGACCGCCAGGTTCACAGCCCATGCCGGCCAACACCGACCATCTTCCACCCTCCCCCGACCAGCCCATCCTGTTCTACGATGCCCAGTGCGCCCTCTGCGACCGAACCGTTCGCTGGTGCCTCCGTCACGATCGCCGCGGCCGCCTGCGTTTCGCGCCGCTCCAGGGCAGCACTTACGCATCTCTCGCCGACGACGCCAAGCCGGCCGAACTTCAAACCATGGTCCTCCTGACCGACGACGGCCTTCACGTCACAGGCGAAGCCGCCTTGCGAGTGCTGCATTCGCTCGGCGGATTCTGGGCTGTTCTCGGCGCCTTAGGCCGCGTCGTGCCGCGCTTTGTCCGCGAAGCCGCCTACCGCTACGTAGCCAGACGCCGCGCCTCTTGGTTCGGCCCCGCCGATGCATGCCTCTCCCAGGGCCAACATGACCATCGTAGATTCCTCCCGTAAAGCCGCATCACATCCGTTGAACCCAGCGGCCTCACCGCAGCAAACCTATTCCCAGAGCCCCGGCCCCGCCCCGACTTGAGTGTGTCGAAGAGTTGGATTACCTTCTGTCCTCTTGGCGAGGCGCCTGTAGCTCAATTGGATAGAGCATCTGACTTCGGATCAGAAGGTTGGGGGTTCGAGTCCCTCCGGGCGCGGTTTTCCATCCTCGGTCCTCGGTCATCCGATGCTCGGGCCGATTCGTTCTCGGTGAACCTGAAAGGACGGCGGATGGGCCGCGATCATCGCCCCGCATTACGTCCCCTGCCCATTCTTTCTCTCCTCGCCGGTTTTCTCCTCCCATGCGGCGCGGCAAGCGCTCACGACGTCGCCCTCACGCGCGTGCGCGCCTGCTTCGATCCGCCCGGCCGCTTCCAGGTGGACCTGATCTACGACGTGGACGCCTTCGTCCTCGGCCTTCGCCCCGAGCACCTGACCGCCGAGGATCTCGAATCACTTCGCGCGATGTCGCCCGAAGACGTCGACGAACGACTCGATGAACTGCGCTCCCTCGCGCTCCATCGCGTACGCCTCCGCTTCGACGATCAAAAGACCGCCTTCGACGTTTCATTCCCGACCATCGACTCCCCCGAGACCGTCGCCGCAACTCAGACCGACGCGGCGCACGGAAGCCGCAGCAACCGGATCATCCGTCTGAGCGGCGAAGTACCCGAGGGCGCCACTCAGTTTGTCTTCTGGGCGTCCCGCTCATTCGGAAACGTCATCCTCGAGTTTGTCGATGCCGCCGGCGTCTTCATGGCCCAGCAATTGCTCGAAAAGGGAGCCCGCAGCGATCCCTTCGACCTCCGGCGCCCGGCCCAGCCCGCGGGTTTCTTCTCCGTCGTCCGCGACTACGCGGTCCTCGGCTTCGAGCACATCATTCCCGAAGGGCTCGATCACATCCTGTTCGTTCTCGGATTGTTCCTGCTCAGTACGAAGATGGGCCCGCTGCTGTGGCAGGTCTCCGCCTTCACCCTGGCCCACACGGTCACCCTCGCCTGCGCCACTTACGGTGTCATACATCTGGCACCATCCATCGTGGAGCCGCTCATCGCCCTCTCTATCGCCTACGTCGCCATCGAAAACGTCTGCACCAGCAAACTCCACGCCTGGCGGCCGATCGTCGTCTTCGCCTTCGGCCTGCTCCACGGTCTGGGCTTCTCCGGCGTCCTCCAGGAATTGGGCCTGCCGCCCGGTCGGGTGGCGACCGCACTGGTCTCATTCAACGTCGGCGTCGAGATCGGGCAGCTCGCCGTTATCGCGCTCGCGTTTCTTGTCGTCGGCCGGTTTCGGCGTCGCCCGTGGTACCGCCCCAGAATCGTCATTCCGATGTCCCTCGCCATCGCCGCCGTGGGCCTGTATTGGTCGCTGGAAAGAACCGGCTTGGTCTGACGATGCCGCTCTCGCCGAAATTCGCCGCCATAACCCGTTGCCCGTCAGATGCTTAAGACAGCCTCGGAATCGCCGGTTTGCCGCCTTGACACGGACTAAATCGGAGCTATACTCCCCATGCACTAGTCGGTAGTCCGGTGTTAGGTATGTTCGCTGGGTCACCTGTCGCTCGTGCCGCTTTGCGGTTTAAACGGCGACCTAAAAGGGTGGCGATGGCGGGTTCTTCCTGGCTCCGGTTTTTTTATCGCCTGAGCGTAAGGACCGTCGGTAGATGCCCAGCGCATCGGGCCGAAATTCCGGCGAAAATTCGACGGATTGTCCGGTTGACAGGCTTCTGAATGCTGGTATAGTGCGTGGCTCGCCGCAGCAAAGCGGCGAACCTCGAAATCGGCCCCGCGTCGGTTTCGCGTCTGCTCTTTGACAAGTAAACAGAGATCGCCGCGAGAATGTGGAGCAATCTTGCCGCTGCAATGGCAAGGCTTGCTCAGATCCTATTAGTCGTCGCGACATCGGGTAACACCGTGTCCGGCGAAGATAGGTGTGCTTTTGCCGAACTTAACTGTTCGGCTTTTGCTCAAACATTCTCGTGTGCAGACGAACGTTTGAGCTTGGTGTTTTCGATTGGTGAAAACCGATCGAAAACCCTGTCGATGTCGATGAAATTCCGGTGCACTTCGGTGCTTCCGGATTCAACGATAAAATTCGAAGAGTTTGATCCTGGCTCAGAACGAACGCTGGCGGCGTGGCTAAGACATGCAAGTCGTACGATAGGTTGTAGCAATATGGCCTATAGTGGCGGACGGGTGAGTACAAAATAGGTAACGTGTCCCGGGCACAGGGATAGCGTCGGAAGCTTGCTTCCTTTGCGAAAGTGACGGTAATACCTGGTAATGTCATTGAAAGGCATCTTTTGATGACCATAAGGTGGGGACCTTCGGGCCTACCGGCCTGGGAGCGGCCTATTTCCTATCAGCTAGTTGGTGAGGTAACGGCTCACCAAGGCAACGACGGGTAGCCGGACTGAGAGGTTGGACGGCCACATCGGGACTGAGACACTGCCCGGACATCTACGG
Proteins encoded in this region:
- a CDS encoding HupE/UreJ family protein encodes the protein MNLKGRRMGRDHRPALRPLPILSLLAGFLLPCGAASAHDVALTRVRACFDPPGRFQVDLIYDVDAFVLGLRPEHLTAEDLESLRAMSPEDVDERLDELRSLALHRVRLRFDDQKTAFDVSFPTIDSPETVAATQTDAAHGSRSNRIIRLSGEVPEGATQFVFWASRSFGNVILEFVDAAGVFMAQQLLEKGARSDPFDLRRPAQPAGFFSVVRDYAVLGFEHIIPEGLDHILFVLGLFLLSTKMGPLLWQVSAFTLAHTVTLACATYGVIHLAPSIVEPLIALSIAYVAIENVCTSKLHAWRPIVVFAFGLLHGLGFSGVLQELGLPPGRVATALVSFNVGVEIGQLAVIALAFLVVGRFRRRPWYRPRIVIPMSLAIAAVGLYWSLERTGLV
- a CDS encoding DUF393 domain-containing protein; its protein translation is MPANTDHLPPSPDQPILFYDAQCALCDRTVRWCLRHDRRGRLRFAPLQGSTYASLADDAKPAELQTMVLLTDDGLHVTGEAALRVLHSLGGFWAVLGALGRVVPRFVREAAYRYVARRRASWFGPADACLSQGQHDHRRFLP